gcccagtgcccggcagtgggagaagatggagcgagatggattttTGCCGAAATTCTGCACATTTACTTATCGATTAAGCTAGTGATGGGAAAACAAATGCATTGAGCATTTCCATACAATTGTGTCGAAAATAGGTTCATTACACGAGGCTTTGATCAACAACGTGTACACTAGTGGCACCTGCTGGTCAAAATAAGCCTTTTCCTATTCTACCGAAACgaataccaaaccaatcaggtggttaTTCGACAAAACACAACTTCGGAGGTCATTGATAACGTGTTTCCGATAAAGCGATACAAAATCGGCACACTGCTTAATGATTTCGATGCATGACTCAGAGCTCCCGGTATCATCTTATCTCCATACATGTTTATGTTTTCAAAACTAGAATCAGTAACAGAGTGTACTGCTTTTTGTGGACTTTATTTACCATTTGCCAAAGTTTCTAAAAATGctgttgtttagaaggagtgtaaggccgaattgagttattgcacacgcgcactgCACAGAGTTGTCGTTTTCTAGCAGAAATATGCAAAGAAATGCTAGAACCTTGTTTGTTCTTTGAgtaatttgctcccattggaaacagAAGGCCATATTCTATCTTGGTTatatctaacaattacacaacaactacctaatacacacaaatctaaagggatggaattatAAAGTAGCTTACGTTtataaaaacaaatatttgtTGTACCCTGTTATTTTCCGTTATCAGAGCCAGCTGGAAATACTAAATACTTTACCGTAAGTACTACTGTTTGGTTGGCTAGCGCAATTTAATTGTTGTCTATGATGAGTAAGTACATTTCCATTATTTTGTGTAATATTGAAACCGGGAGTTCTGTGATTGAAAAGATAGACATTGGACATGCTTCTACCCTTTTGCACCTCGGGAATCGTCGTTTCGATAATATATAGCCATCATAGTGTTTTACGCGTTGGCCTCAATCATTACGGTACAATTCTATGGTGACGTTCTTTCTGATTTCGTAGCCACAATGAAATATCATATAACAGCTACAGTGAGTTAGAACACAAtaagtagctagctagattcATCAGCCGACTACTACACATATAGCTACCGCCAACGTtactagttagttagctaacgttactagttagttagctaacgttagctaagttaCAGTGATACCGCCACGTCTTCTTAACCTCCCACTGGGCTACTGAGTGACCCTTTACAATGGCCGCTGAAAGAAAACGTAAGCGATCGGGCATCGAAGATGTGAGAGACAGAAAAGCAAAGGTTATTAAAGACAGCGGTGAGAAGAGACACATCGCAGCCCTGATCCTCGCGAGGGGAGGCAGTAAGGGGATCCCCCTGAAGAATATCAAAATGCTAGCCGGTGTCCCGCTCATTGGATGGGTTCTCAGAGCTGCAGTGGACTCCAAACAGTTTGACAGGTAATTCAGTTCAATCTAATAGTCAAATGTCTTTCAATCGAACTACTGTATACGGAGTTGCTTTGATAGAAGCTTGGTAGGCTGGCTACATTACAACCCACATTTAAAAATACTAGTATACTATGATATTAATAccatagtattcactgtagtgtttttgcggactttaCTGTATTATTCACTGTAGTATAGTGTAttatttacagttaactatagtatacATATTGTAGTAAAATAAcgagtatatactatagtaattcaTGTAGTGTTTTCGcggactgtagtatttactatagtgtttttgtttttatatctttgacatagaagtggaggctttctctCCTAACTagagaaatactaaaagagctaatgttccataacctgtaggtagctAGGACTGGGATGTGAACAGATAGTTCAGCACTTTACTCTTTTCTaactgtagggaacacaatacaTTGGCTATACTTGGCATGtcggtttctcacttatgggtggcaaAAATGGGGATATGGGGGAGGagaatgggcagggtatatgcaaattactgtagtatttactatagttaaaAAGGGTAGTGTTTTTGGGGACATTACTGTAGCATTTACTAtatatactattctacagtatactacaacattctctactaagtactacacatgagcaagggatactacagtgtactgtagtatagtatattacaGTTTATTACAGAATTCTattgtaagtactgtagtattctatactAAACTAGTATATTTAAATGTTATTAAGCATGTTGACATTCTTGTTTTGGGTGCATGGATAATATTGTTATTTGAAAGTTGTATGTGTGTACAGTCTCTGAATGAACCCCCTGGTTTGGGCTTGGCCACACAAGACTGGATTGCACTAATGTAGTCTACATGTTATAAAGCCTGAGGAATCAACTTCTCCCCTTCTTTCTCCCAGTGTGTGGGTATCAACTGACCATGATGACATTGAGAAGGTAGCCAAGGCATGGGGAGCTCAGGTTCACCGCAGGAGCCCAGAGGTGTCCAAAGACTCCTCCAGCTCTCTCGACACCATCCAGGAATTCGCCCGATTAAACCCAGGTAGGGGGTGAATGTCAAGtttatttccttgattcctcatgTGTGCTGTGAGAAGGAGACAAGGAGGGAGGAGGCGTGAGGAGGATTCTCTGTGGCAACAATGTCAATGTTGGTTATATTTTATTGTGACAGAACCACACCCTCTGTGACGCTTCACTATCTTTGTAATGACTATTTGGCAGCGCTTTGTTATAGATGTCAGCTGTTAATGTAATATATGCAGAACTTGTTTAGCCACTAGCTTGACTAAGGCTCTGGAACGGTATGTATCAAGTATCTCAGAGTacgaatgctgatctaggatcaggtccccccgtccatgtagtcttattcattgtgatctatgAGGCAACATTAGGGATTAGCCCAATAAAGTGGGACCCACTCCATAGCTTCAATTGACAAGATTATTCATATCTCATACTGTTTCTCATACTCTTCTGGTATCTCATAGTCTGCTGTGTGTTGTCCTCCTCCAGAGGTGGATGTGATCTGTCACATCCAGGCCACGTCTCCCTGCCTGCACCCCTTCCACCTGAAGGAGGCCCTGGAGATGATCACCAAGCAGGGCTTCACGTCCGTCTTCTCCGTGGTCCGACGACACCACTTCCGCTGGCAGGAGGTGAAGAAAGGAGGTACGGGACAGACGTGTGTTATGTTTAGGACCTTACACTTATTATCAGTtaactggagaggttccaacataATGTACAGGTCTGTCAGGAGTCAGTCCCTTCACTTGTCCTTTATACCGCTGCACAAGTTTCCTAAGCATGACTAAGCAGACACAGATACAAGGAATGAGTATCAGGGTGGGAGAGTGAGGGAGGCTATTATCTTGTATCTAGTTCCTCTTCTGCTTGACTCACACCCTGTGAACAAACCATAAGCACATCGCAACttaataacacaaaacaacaaTTCTCATTATCTGACAGTTTACAGAACATGCCAACCTTGAGAAAGAACACAGTGTGTACAGCTTATAACATTTTCCACTACACTGTGCCTGAGGAAAAACTGTCCCTCACTTTATCAGTAGGGTCAGGAGTTTgtcctgaccatgtgaccagaGCCAGGAAAAACTCTAGTGCCCTAGATATTTAGTGTTTGAAAACAGCTACACATCATATCTTGATGTAAGATGCTAACTAATGCTCAATGATAAAGGTGtttataagagcgtctgctaaatgactaactaaTGCTCAATGATAAATGTGtttataagagcgtctgctaaatgactaactaaTGCTcaatgtcggttaggacatctactttgtgcatgacacaagtaatttttccaacaattgtttacagacagattatttcacttataattcatactatcacaattccagtgggtcagaagtttatatacactaacttgactgtgcctttaaacagcttggaaaacagaaaatgatgtcatggctttagaagcttctgataggctaatttacatcatttgagtcaattggaggtgtacctgtggatgtatttcaaagacTACCTTCCAACTCATTGCCtctatgcttgacatcatgggaaaatctaaagaaatcagccatgacctcagaaaataaattgtagacctccacaagtctcgttcatccttgggagcaatttccaaatgcctgaaggtaccacgttcatctgtgcaaacaatagtttgcaagtataaacaccatgggaccatgcagcgtcataccgctcaggaaggagacgcattcggtctcctagagattaatgtactatggtgcaaaaagtacaaatcaatcccaaaacaacagcaaaggaccttgtgaagatgctggaggaaacaggtacaaaagtatctattttcacagttaaacgagtcctatattgacataacctgaaaggccgctcagcaaggaagaggacactgctccaaaaccgccataaaaaagccagactatggtttgcaactgcacatggggacaaagctcgtatttcttggagaaatgtcctccggtctgatgaaacaaaaatagaactgtttggccataatgaccatcgttatgtttggaggaaaaagggggaggcttgcaagccaaagaacaccatcccaaccgtgaagcacgggggtggcagcatcatgttgtgggggtgcttttctgcaggagggactggtgcacttcacaaaatagatggcatcaggtaggaaaattatgtggatatattgaagcaacatctcaagacatcagtcaggaagttaaagcttggtcgtaaatgggtcttccaaatggacaatgaccccaagcatacttccaaagttgtggcaaaatggcttaaggacaacaaagttaaggtattggagtggccatcacaaagccctgatctcaatcccatagaaaatttgtgggcagaactgaaaaagcttgtgcgagcaaggaggcctacaaacctgactcagttacaccagctctgtcaggaggaatgggccaaaattcacccaacttattgtgggaagcttctggaaggctacccgaaacatttgacccaagttaaacaatttaaaggcaatgctgccagatactaattgagtttatgtaaacttctgacccactgggaatgtgatgaaagaaattaaagctgaaataaataattatctctactattattctgacatttcacattcctaaaataactgacttaagacagggaatttttacttggattaaatatcaggaattgtgaaaaactgtatttaaatgtatttggctaaggtgtatgtaaacttccgacttcaactgtaaatatagtACCTTTCACAAGCACATTACATGGAAGTAACTCCATCCACCACTAATCACTGTGTATCAcaatagagagatgaggggtgttTAGACAAATGAGTTTTTCTCCTGACCAGTAAGTAGTCTGGTTTCTAGTTATAACCTATAACATTGACTATGTGTTCTCTCTCCTGTTCAGGTAGTGTAACCACCCAGTCTCTGAACTTAGACCCGTCTAACAGGCCCCGGAGACAGGACTGGGATGGAGAGCTGTGTGAGAATGGATCTTTCTACATTTATACCAGAGCGACGATAGAGAGAGGCCTGCAGGTAACTGGCACTATACCCCATCAGGGCCCATAGTCACAAAGCGTCTCAGGATAggagtgctggtctaggatcagttttcccTTTTCAATCATTATGAATACGTCTatatggacagggaggacctgatcctagatcagcagccctactctgagatgctttatgaatacaggccctgatgtgTATGTCTGTTGCTGGTGGTGAACCCTATTCCCCTCAGGGGATCAATAACGTTTATTCATTCAGTGGACGTGAGCCTGACTAGAAACAACCTACACACTGAGAGATGGACTGATCTGTGATACTACTAGATATTCTATTGTTAACTGGTGTTTTGAATGCTAATAGAAATGccctttgtgttgttgtcttTCTCAGGGGGGGAAGTGGGCTTATTATGAGATGCTGCCAGAGTACAGTGTGGATATTGATGTGGATATCGACTGGCCCGTGGCAGAACAGAGAGTACTGAGGTAGTCTGAAATCTCTGACCTAGAATTTCAAGTTCACACTCTGTTCAAGTCATTCACTCCGaaccacctctgtctctctctctatctctgtctcctctctgtctctcggaAAGTGTTTATTTGAATGCACTTTAAATATAATTAGATTTTGTGGTAAAGCAACACAATGAACAATGCTGTAACACAGAGGAGTGGTTCTCCaaatgtatttccctgtgtgtgttgttcctgttcaggtttggttactttggcctggacaagcctgaggtgtatttccctgtgtgtgttgttcctctccaggtttggttactttggtctggacaagcctgaggtgtatttccctgtgtgtgttgttcctgttcaggtttggttactttggcctggacaagcctgaggtgtatttccctgtgtgcgttgttcctgttcaggtttggttactttggcctggacaagcctgaggtgtatttccctgtgtgtgttgttcctgttcaggtttggttactttggcctggacaagcctgaggtgtatttccctgtgtgtgttgttcctgttcaggtttggttactttggcctggacaagcctgaggtgtatttccctgtgtgcgttgttcctgttcaggtttggttactttggcctggacaagcctgaggtgtatttccctgtgtgtgttgttcctgttcaggtttggttactttggcctggacaagcctgaggtgtatttccctgtgtgcgttgttcctgttcaggtttggttactttggcctggacaagcctgaggtgtatttccctgtgtgtgttgttcctgttcaggtttggttactttggcctggacaagcctgaggtgtatttccctgtgtgtgttgttcctgttcaggtttggttactttggcctggacaagcctgaggtgtatttccctgtgtgtgttgttcctgttcaggtttggttactttggcctggacaagcctgaggtgtatttccctgtgtgcgttgttcctgttcaggtttggttactttggcctggacaagcctgaggtgtatttccctgtgtgcgttgttcctgttcaggtttggttactttggcctggacaagcctgaggtgtatttccctgtgtgcgttgttcctgttcaggtttagttactttggcctggacaagcctgaggtgtatttccctgtgtgcgttgttcctgttcaggtttggttactttggcctggacaagcctgaggtgtatttccctgtgtgcgttgttcctgttcaggtttagttactttggcctggacaagcctgaggtgtatttccctgtgtgtgttgttcctctccaggtttggttactttggcttggacaagcctgaggtgtatttccctgtgtgtgttgttcctgtccaggtttggttactttggtctggacaagcctgaggtgtatttccctgtgtgtgttgttcctctccaggtttggttactttggtctggacaagcctgaggtgtatttccctgtgtgtgttgttcctgtccagggttggttactttggcctggacaagcctgaggtgtatttccctgtgtgtgttgttcctgttcaggtttggttactttggcctggacaagcctgaggtgtatttccctgtgtgtgttgttcctgttcaggtttggttactttggcctggacaagcctgaggtgtatttccctgtgtgcgttgttcctgttcaggtttagttactttggcctggacaagcctgaggtgtatttccctgtgtgtgttgttcctctccaggtttggttactttggcttggacaagcctgaggtgtatttccctgtgtgtgttgttcctgtccaggtttggttactttggtctggacaagcctgaggtgtatttccctgtgtgtgttgttcctctccaggtttggttactttggtctggacaagcctgaggtgtatttccctgtgtgtgttgttcctgtccagggttggttactttggcctggacaagcctgaggtgtatttccctgtgtgtgttgttcctctccaggtttggttactttggcctggacaagcctgaggtgtatttccctgtgtgtgttgttcctgttcaggtttggttactttggcctggacaagcctgaggtgtatttccctgtgtgtgttgttcctgtccagttttggttactttggtctggacaagcttgaggtgtatttccctgtgtgtgttgttcctctccaggtttggttactttggcctggacaagcctgaggtgtatttccctgtgtgtgttgttcctctccaggtttggttactttggcctggacaagcctgaggtgtatttccctgtgtgtgttgttcctctccaggtttggttactttggtctggacaagcctgagatgtatttccctgtgtgtgttgttcctctccaggtttggttactttggcctggacaagcctgagatgtatttccctgtgtgtgttgttcctgtccaggtttggttactttggtctggacaagcctgaggtgtatttccctgtgtgtgttgttcctgtccaggtttggttactttggtctggacaagcctgagatgtatttccctgtgtgtgttgttcctgtccaggtttggttactttggcctggacaagcctgagatgtatttccctgtgtgtgttgttcctgtccaggtttggttactttggtctggacaagcctgaggtgtatttccctgtgtgtgttgttcctgtccaggtttggttactttggtctggacaagcctgagatgtatttccctgtgtgtgttgttcctctccaggtttggttactttggcttggacaagcctgaggtgtatttccctgtgtgtgttgttcctgtccaggtttggttactttggtctggacaagcctgaggtgtatttccctgtgtgtgttgttcctctccaggtttggttactttggtctggacaagcctgaggtgtatttccctgtgtgtgttgttcctgtccagggttggttactttggcctggacaagcctgaggtgtatttccctgtgtgtgttgttcctctccaggtttggttactttggcctggacaagcctgaggtgtatttccctgtgtgtgttgttcctgttcaggtttggttactttggcctggacaagcctgaggtgtatttccctgtgtgtgttgttcctgtccaGTTTTGGCTACTTTGGTCTGGACAAGcttgaggtgtatttccctgtgtgtgttgttcctctccaggtttggttactttggcctggacaagcctgaggtgtatttccctgtgtgtgttgttcctctccaggtttggttactttggcctggacaagcctgaggtgtatttccctgtgtgtgttgttcctctccaggtttggttactttggtctggacaagcctgaggtgtatttccctgtgtgtgttgttcctctccaggtttggttactttggcctggacaagcctgagatgtatttccctgtgtgtgttgttcctgtccaggtttggttactttggtctggacaagcctgaggtgtatttccctgtgtgtgttgttcctgtccaggtttggttactttggtctggacaagcctgagatgtatttccctgtgtgtgttgttcctgtccaggtttggttactttggcctggacaagcctgagatgtatttccctgtgtgtgttgttcctgtccaggtttggttactttggtctggacaagcctgaggtgtatttccctgtgtgtgttgttcctgtccaggtttggttactttggtctggacaagcctgagatgtatttccctgtgtgtgttgttcctctccaggtttggttactttggcctggacaagcctgaggtgtatttccctgtgtgtgttgtt
This is a stretch of genomic DNA from Salvelinus alpinus chromosome 11, SLU_Salpinus.1, whole genome shotgun sequence. It encodes these proteins:
- the LOC139533708 gene encoding N-acylneuraminate cytidylyltransferase-like isoform X1 encodes the protein MAAERKRKRSGIEDVRDRKAKVIKDSGEKRHIAALILARGGSKGIPLKNIKMLAGVPLIGWVLRAAVDSKQFDSVWVSTDHDDIEKVAKAWGAQVHRRSPEVSKDSSSSLDTIQEFARLNPEVDVICHIQATSPCLHPFHLKEALEMITKQGFTSVFSVVRRHHFRWQEVKKGGSVTTQSLNLDPSNRPRRQDWDGELCENGSFYIYTRATIERGLQGGKWAYYEMLPEYSVDIDVDIDWPVAEQRVLRFGYFGLDKPEVYS
- the LOC139533708 gene encoding N-acylneuraminate cytidylyltransferase-like isoform X2 gives rise to the protein MAAERKRKRSGIEDVRDRKAKVIKDSGEKRHIAALILARGGSKGIPLKNIKMLAGVPLIGWVLRAAVDSKQFDSVWVSTDHDDIEKVAKAWGAQVHRRSPEVSKDSSSSLDTIQEFARLNPEVDVICHIQATSPCLHPFHLKEALEMITKQGFTSVFSVVRRHHFRWQEVKKGGSVTTQSLNLDPSNRPRRQDWDGELCENGSFYIYTRATIERGLQGGKWAYYEMLPEYSVDIDVDIDWPVAEQRVLR